One genomic window of Fusarium fujikuroi IMI 58289 draft genome, chromosome FFUJ_chr01 includes the following:
- a CDS encoding probable cycloheximide-inducible protein CIP70 (cytochrome P450 family) — translation MGNAQSFLDLVANRWSLLVTALFACFVAAVAPRLVNALRLWSIPTIGDELGNTEKRRQAYLGGARKLYSAGYQKFKDGVFLITTSRTSPTIVISPDFLPELKKLPDATLSMEAAVDESMETRYTKIETSVPIIPHTIKGELTPSLSRLSLTISSEVRDSMNLTMPSCDDWTEVNIHHALLRIIGMVSGRMFIGPELCRSEQYLDAAINYTMEVMGAQRAVQNMRPWLRPFRAQSLPEVKKLYQRIAEAEAFLEPVVKSRTDAMNDQSYEKPDDFLQWLIDGKDKFPDKNSQNLAKVQLGLTFAAVHTTTLTATNAFYDLAALPDLQIELREEVREALSQSGGQLTSNALQSMKKMDSFLKETLRVHPATMASFQRKVLKPFTLSNGQVIPESVTIEIPAVAVSSDSNVFPHADKFDPLRFYRLRTEAKDGGSVEKAANNQFVSVNQSSLTFGYGRHACPGRFFAANEIKMILAHALLQYGVKNVGDATERYPNMEFAHMSIPDPSKKLLFKSIEV, via the exons ATGGGCAACGCGCAATCCTTCCTCGACCTCGTAGCCAACCGATGGTCACTACTCGTCACAGCACTATTTGCCTGTTTTGTGGCCGCCGTGGCTCCGAGACTCGTCAACGCCTTACGACTGTGGAGCATCCCTACCATTGGTGACGAGCTCGGTAACACGGAGAAACGCAGACAGGCGTACTTGGGAGGAGCCAGAAAACTATACTCAGCGGGATACCAAAAG TTCAAAGATGGCGTTTTTCTGATAACTACATCGCGAA CCTCTCctaccatcgtcatctcaCCTGACTTTCTccctgagctcaagaagttGCCTGATGCTACTCTAAGCATGGAGGCCGCCGTTGACGAG TCGATGGAGACCAGATAcaccaagatcgagacaTCAGTACCCATCATTCCGCACACCATCAAAGGAGAATTGACTCCATCTTTAT CTCGACTTAGTTTGACCATCTCGAGCGAAGTCAGAGATTCAATGAATCTCACTATGCCATCATGTGATGACTGGACAGAAGTCAACATCCATCACGCTCTCCTTCGTATCATCGGCATGGTATCAGGCCGCATGTTCATCGGCCCCGAACTCTGCCGCTCCGAGCAATACCTCGACGCCGCCATCAACTACACCATGGAAGTCATGGGCGCCCAGCGTGCCGTGCAGAACATGCGCCCGTGGCTACGACCCTTCCGCGCCCAAAGTCTTCCCGAGGTAAAGAAGCTGTATCAGCGAATCGCAGAAGCCGAGGCTTTCCTCGAGCCTGTGGTCAAATCAAGAACTGATGCAATGAATGATCAATCATATGAGAAGCCAGATGATTTCCTACAGTGGCTCATTGATGGAAAGGACAAGTTCCCTGATAAGAACAGCCAGAACCTCGCCAAGGTTCAACTGGGTCTTACGTTTGCGGCTGTTCACACCACGACGCTAACAGCCACAAATGC ATTCTACGACTTGGCAGCTTTGCCAGACTTGCAGATAGAACTCCGAGAAGAGGTCCGAGAGGCATTATCGCAGAGCGGTGGCCAGCTCACGAGCAACGCCCTGCaatcgatgaagaagatggatagCTTTCTCAAGGAGACACTTCGAGTCCATCCTGCAACAATGG cttCCTTCCAGCGCAAGGTCCTCAAACCATTTACTCTATCCAACGGCCAGGTTATCCCAGAAAGCGTGACGATAGAGATCCCTGCTGTCGCAGTCAGCTCCGACAGCAATGTCTTCCCTCACGCCGACAAATTCGATCCATTGAGGTTCTACAGACTTCGTACTGAAGCCAAAGATGGCGGGTCAGTTGAGAAGGCGGCGAACAATCAGTTTGTCAGTGTGAACCAGAGCAGCTTGACTTTTGGGTACGGTCGACATGCATGCCCCGGAAGATTCTTCGCCGCAAacgagatcaagatgatccTGGCGCATGCATTGCTACAGTACGGTGTCAAGAACGTGGGCGATGCTACTGAACGATACCCTAACATGGAATTTGCTCATATG TCTATTCCAGATCcttccaagaagcttcttttcaAATCAATCGAGGTATGA
- a CDS encoding probable Alcohol dehydrogenase, whose translation MSSTTFKQYWLPEKKGFDSLKLRSVPKELPRLGQILVRIKAVSLNWRDGIVAIGTYLFPGPNALVPGSDGPGIVEAVGEGVTEWTVGDRVVANFTQEHIAGRLTRGVGLTQLGGEAQGLLGEYFIFPKTGVVKIPDYLSFEEASCLPCAALTAWNALYGLTPLRPGQTVLLQGTGGVATFALQIAHVAGAETIVTSSSDDKLVKVKDLGTTYGINYNKTPDWAAEAMRITHGKGVDHIIEIGGTLTL comes from the exons ATGTCTTCTACTACCTTCAAACAGTATTGGCTACCAGAGAAGAAAGGCTTCGACTCTCTAAAATTGAGATCTGTTCCAAAGGAGTTACCTCGGCTTGGCCAGATCTTGGTCCGCATCAAAGCTGTCTCTCTGAACTGGCGAGACGGTATCGTAGCCATCGGCACTTATCTGTTTCCCGGCCCTAATGCCCTAGTTCCCGGAAGTGATGGTCCTG GCATCGTCGAAGCAGTTGGGGAGGGTGTGACTGAGTGGACAGTGGGTGATCGGGTTGTCGCCAACTTCACGCAAGAGCACATCGCGGGCCGTCTCACCCGAGGTGTTGGCCTGACCCAGTTGGGCGGTGAAGCGCAGGGTCTTCTGGGCGAGTACTTCATCTTTCCAAAAACGGGTGTGGTCAAAATTCCCGACTACTTATCCTTCGAAGAGgcttcttgtcttccatGCGCCGCTTTGACAGCTTGGAACGCCCTTTATGGACTTACTCCTCTCCGGCCTGGCCAGACCGTTCTTCTGCAAGGCACTGGGGGTGTTGCCACCTTTGCGCTTCAGATTGCACACGTCGCTGGGGCCGAGACGATTGTGACTTCGTCATCCGACGATAAATTGGTCAAAGTAAAAGATCTTGGTACGACGTATGGAATAAACTATAACAAGACTCCCGACTGGGCTGCAGAAGCCATGAGAATCACACATGGCAAGGGCGTCGATCATATCATCGAAATAGGAGGAACCTTGACGCTTTAA
- a CDS encoding related to Rtm1p translates to MPELKKYLGKVYLWQYVPSLVGSIIFTLLFALATVAVGYKMHKSKTRFCLPFFLGGVCEVLGYFFRALCYNATDSLPLNIMQALFLLLPPVFFAATLYMVYSRLVRAIGGESCSLISVRWTTRFFVLGDVLTFNIQGNGGGLLANEDLVHIGNIIVITGLIAQILLFLAFVACCVVFHRRFRVYLRHSGIPATVRWEAYLDMLYFTSTLILVRNIFRVVEFAMDKEGYLQQKEWPTFVFDSVLMLFVMVAFYMRYPGNLLPHSRDSAIELVPKDESRTGEAGASNNMEHR, encoded by the exons ATGCCCGAGTTAAAGAAATATCTCGGTAAAGTCTACCTATGGCAATATGTCCCCAGTCTCGTCGGATCAATCATCTTCACGCTTCTCTTCGCCCTCGCAACAGTAGCCGTTGGATATAAAATGCACAAGTCAAAAACACGCTTCTGTCTCCCTTTCTTCCTTGGTGGCGTCT GCGAAGTACTGGGCTACTTCTTCCGAGCTCTATGCTACAATGCCACCGACTCGCTCCCTCTCAATATCATGCAAgccctctttctcctcctgcCACCCGTGTTCTTCGCAGCGACATTATACATGGTCTATTCTCGTCTGGTCAGAGCTATAGGTGGAGAAAGTTGTTCACTCATCTCCGTTCGCTGGACGACTCGGTTTTTCGTCCTTGGAGATGTTCTCACGTTTAATATCCAGGGGAATGGCGGCGGACTGCTCGCGAATGAGGATCTTGTTCACATCGGAAATATCATCGTTATTACCGGCCTTATCGCCCAGATCTTACTCTTCCTCGCTTTTGTAGCCTGCTGCGTTGTATTTCATCGACGGTTCAGGGTCTATTTGAGGCATTCTGGCATCCCTGCGACGGTCCGTTGGGAGGCATATCTAGATATGCTTTACTTCACATCAACTCTCATTTTAGTTCGAAATATCTTTCGAGTTGTCGAGTTTGCCATGGACAAGGAGGGATATTTGCAGCAGAAGGAATGGCCGACTTTTGTATTTGACTCGGTTTTGATGCTTTTTGTCATGGTTGCATTCTATATGAGATATCCTGGCAATCTTCTGCCGCATTCGAGAGACTCGGCGATTGAGCTTGTGCCAAAGGATGAGTCTCGGACAGGAGAAGCTGGTGCTTCAAATAACATGGAGCACAGATAG